The nucleotide window CAAAAAGTGTCAAGTTATAAAACACTTTAATCACTTCACTTAAAGTAAAAAGTTTTATGAGTAGAATGCATAAGGATGTATGGAAGAGGCAGACTAAGACAGTAAGAGCAGAAGGTTCTAAGTTCAGTGGGTGAATTTTAGCTAAATTTTtaatctctctttcccttctccctctctgagacaaggtctcatgcagcACAACTTCAaagtcctgcctccacctcccaaatgcagggatgacagacatgtgccaccatacccggTGTAAATTCTTAAAAAGTTCTACAGCATGTGTACCTTACAAGTGGGTCCCCAGTAAGACTTAGATACATACACTAATAACATGATTTACAccctcctccaacccccacccctgaaAAATCTCAGGTAAATCATGtctcagttttctcttcccatCGGTGAGGATGAATAACTCCACTTTATAGAATCATTAAGCAGATTAAGTGGGATCTCTGAGGGGTTCAGAGTAGTTCTCAATACTCGGAAGCTGTAATTACAAATATCTGCTCATTCAAAAATGTTACTACATTCTGCCAATTAGTAATGATTATAGTCATCAGAAACAACCTACAGTCAACCACCAGGCTGGAAAGCTGGTGAGTTTCCTAGaagacagaaaccaagaaaccagAAAACCTAGAAAGAGTCAAATGGAAGAGCATGACTCCAACAGAAGTGTGGGACTGAACAATGAGGTATTCGATGGAAGTGCATCCAAAATCATTATTTGTCTGTTAACCTGCTTGTTTTATATATGACAAAGCAATGCTCGGATAAAGACAGGCACCTGGGTGTCCAGTCTCCTGGTCCAGTTTCTCCCCATCTATGATGGAAGTGCATACAAAATCATTGTAATTCAAAGTCTGTTAGAATTACATCTCAGCACAGGAGCGTTTCCTGGCATAAGGtgtataatttttaaagcctgtaagaATATAGTCTAGGATGTTCTAATTCCCACCCCCTCCTTTGAGATATTCTCagtcggtagcccaggctggcctcaaactcttgattctcatgcctcagccttctaagtgctggggatGACATgggtatgccaccacacccagctttccaagattttctttcttcttttggtggTACttgttcaaacccagggccttgtgcatccCAGACAAGTACTCTGCTTCTGAACTATATGCCAGCCCCTTCCAATTTCTTTAGAaggaatgtttctttctttttttttttaaattttttttctttctttcttccttccttcctttctttttttggtctaATCCTGGGAGGAAAGATGcacatgtctttgttttcttgttttctggcATTTCCCCAGATTCTGCCTTGTGAACCTCAGCCCAGCCTCTTACCTGGCTCTGATTGATTTCTACAGACAGTGTCAGAGCTGGCAGTACCTGGAGCTGCCTCCACCAGGCCCTGGTTCTCACATCTGTGGAGGAACAGGAGTGTGAGCTGTTGCTGCTCTCCTTGGTACCTGGTGCTCCAGGAACACATGGTGGGGAATGGCCAGGGGACTACTTGGAGTCAAGGATGAAGGGAATGTCAACTGTTGGGCTTCCTGGAGTTGGGGGAAGTGTGGGGAGGGGCACTCTCACCTGGTATGGGGTTGGCAGCGGGCTGTAGGGGAGGAAGTATTCTGGAAGTATCCTGACTTGCAGGGCACACAGGTGATGTCAGTCTCCATATCTTCATCTGGCAAAGAAAGGGCAGGGCCGGTCAGGGTGAGTGGACAAGTGTGAGCCCAGCTGTGGGCTTCCTTTATGCCTCCTCGCCAATCAGATCTACAGCTGTCACCTTGCCCAGCTTGGTTTTTCAGCCTGCCTTTCCCCCAGGCTTCCCCAGGACTGACAGGAGCCACATTCTAAGCTCCTCACACCTGTCCCAATTCATGTCTTGGCAGACCCCCTCCTGTGAGCCCTTTGCAAGGAATGATGGATATTTTAGGCCCAAAGAGAACTCCAGTGGGGGGCCACCAATGGACGCAGTCCAGTGCTCCTTGCCCTTGACACCAGCCTCCTTTCACCGGCTGCCCTCGGTGACCTCTGACCTGTAACCTCAGCTTCCGTGCCAGGCTTGCATATTACAATTTGCTCGCAGTGCACACACTCATTGTCCAGATACACACAGGCCATCCCTGGCTTGCAGCGGCACTCAGGTTTGCGATCGCTGGCGCAAGGGGCAACCTCCTCGAAGCCCAGCACtggcagggagagaagagagtcaGAGAGGAGCTGGGGTCCCAGCAGTACCCCTCCTCCAGGTGGACCCCTTCTCACCAGAGTCACAGGAGCGGCACATCTGgcagatggagagatggttccagtGTTCATTGTAGGACCCATCGAGGCAAGGCTTGCAAACGGTGTCTTGGCTCTGGTTGCATACGGCATAGGCGAACTTGCCTGTGAGGCAAGTGGGGCAAGAGGGGTATCAGGAGACAGGAGTCTTCTCCCATCTCCACGGCTTGCTGCATGCACAGAGAGAGCCTCTCCCTGGCCTCTTTGTCTCCATCCTGTCTTCATGGCGACGCGGCTATCTCTTCAAATCTCGGTGGCCGTGGGACAATGGCTAATGCTTCTGGGTCTCTCTCTACCAGCTAGCTTTACCAGCGTTGGTCTGGCTCTGACCTACCCTAGCCACCCAGGCTTCCCGGGGCCACTGTTCTCACCTGGGGGGCAGCGGGAGCAGCAGACCTGATGCTTGGACTCGAAGTATTCCTTGTCCCGGTCCCAGCAAGTTTGGTTTTCTATGCGATATGGGGGCACCTTCCACGGGGAGGCGGAGACAGAGGAGAACAAGGCAGGGTCAGCTCTGGTGGGCAGAAGGGCCGGAGAGAAGCCTGCCCAGGCCCCCCTTTCCCACCTGGCCCACCCCACCTAGCCCCTCCCTCACCAGCTGGAGCTCAGATGCCGTCAGGATCCCGCAGAGTCCCAGCAGAAGTGGCCCCCAGGCCAGGCCGCAGGGAGAGGCCCCAGGCAGGCGCATGGCGGCCTTTCGGGTCTGCTGACCAGACCGGGT belongs to Onychomys torridus chromosome 3, mOncTor1.1, whole genome shotgun sequence and includes:
- the Ltbr gene encoding tumor necrosis factor receptor superfamily member 3; amino-acid sequence: MRLPGASPCGLAWGPLLLGLCGILTASELQLVPPYRIENQTCWDRDKEYFESKHQVCCSRCPPGKFAYAVCNQSQDTVCKPCLDGSYNEHWNHLSICQMCRSCDSVLGFEEVAPCASDRKPECRCKPGMACVYLDNECVHCEQIVICKPGTEAEVTDEDMETDITCVPCKSGYFQNTSSPTARCQPHTRCENQGLVEAAPGTASSDTVCRNQSEPGTMLLLATLLPLVCLLLFTTTLACTWTRHPSLCRKLGTLLKRHPEGEESPPCPTPRANPHFRDLAEPLLPVPVDLSPSSAGPPVTPVLEKVVLQQQSPLVQAKELEGHSQVAHGANGIHVAGGSVTVTGNIYIYNGPVLGGTRGPGDPPASPEPPYPIPEEGAPDPSVLSTPYQEDGKAWHLAETETLGCHAL